Genomic DNA from Rhodopseudomonas sp. BAL398:
CGTGGCCGGCGGCAGCGTTTACGCTCGCGCTGCTGTCGCTTGCCGGCATTCCGCCGCTCGCCGGCTTCGCCGGCAAGGTATTCCTCCTGATGGCCGCGATCGATGGAGGCTTCGTCTGGCTCGCAATCATCGCAGCCATCAACATGGCGGTGGCACTCTATTATTACGCCGTGATCATCGCCGAAATGTACTTCCGTGAGCCGGAACGAAGGGAGGCGGTCGCGCTCGGGCTCGGCTATGCCTGGGCGGTCGGCCTGTGCACGGCAGGTACGATCGCCTTCGGCGTAGCGCCACGTCTAGCACTCAGCCTAGCGCAACTCGGTTCAGTCATTCTGCGATGACCGAACGCTCAAAATATTTTCACCACTGGCGGCTCTTAACGCTCAACAGTCGATCGAATGTTGGCACAGCGATATCAGAACACCCGGTGCAATATTGCGGCAACGAGCCGCGTCGATGGCGGTGACGATTGAAAGAACGGTTTGATCATACCTGGCGTTTTATTGAAGCCGTGGAACGCGTGCCGACGCCGGACGCCATCGAACGTTGTCTTTTGGAATTAGCAGCAAACTTTGGCTTTACGGCAGTATTCGGCGGCGTCGTTCCGATTAAACGGATGCCGCAGGCCGAAGTTTGTTCACGAATTTTATTTCGGCATTTCCCGAACGAATGGGCCAATAGGTATAACCGCAAAGGTTATGCATTTCGCGATCCAGTCGTTCATCGCCTCCGCTACGATAAGATGCCGTTCAGCTGGAGTGATAGATCATGCTCTAGCGCTGGCGACGTTGCACTGATTCAAGGAGAGGCCTCGGAGTTTGGCTTGCGACACGGTCACGTGATTCCTATTTCGATGATCGACGGAGCTCTCACGGCAGTTTCGTTCGGAGGTTCCAGCATCCATTGCAGCGCGGCGGATCTGTCCGCGCTAAATTTTTGCGGCAAGCTACGCCGTTGGTAGCTGTCTCCATCATGCGGAATCGCGGCGGCGCCAGCGCCACCAGCTCACGGCACGAGAGTACGATTGCTTACTCTGGGCAGGCGAAGGAAAGACCGATTGGGAGATTTCCGTAATTCTTGGAATCTCCCGCTCTACGGTATTGAAGCATATCCTTGCCGCCCGTGAGAAGCTTGGCGCCGTTAACAAAGCACACGCA
This window encodes:
- a CDS encoding autoinducer binding domain-containing protein encodes the protein MKERFDHTWRFIEAVERVPTPDAIERCLLELAANFGFTAVFGGVVPIKRMPQAEVCSRILFRHFPNEWANRYNRKGYAFRDPVVHRLRYDKMPFSWSDRSCSSAGDVALIQGEASEFGLRHGHVIPISMIDGALTAVSFGGSSIHCSAADLSALNFCGKLRRW
- a CDS encoding helix-turn-helix domain-containing protein; its protein translation is MFAASYAVGSCLHHAESRRRQRHQLTAREYDCLLWAGEGKTDWEISVILGISRSTVLKHILAAREKLGAVNKAHAIAKAIRTKP